A stretch of DNA from Piliocolobus tephrosceles isolate RC106 chromosome 21, ASM277652v3, whole genome shotgun sequence:
NNNNNNNNNNNNNNNNNNNNNNNNNNNNNNNNNNNNNNNNNNNNNNNNNNNNNNNNNNNNNNNNNNNNNNNNNNNNNNNNNNNNNNNNNNNNNNNNNNNNNNNNNNNNNNNNNNNNNNNNNNNNNNNNNNNNNNNNNNNNNNNNNNNNNNNNNNNNNNNNNNNNNNNNNNNNNNNNNNNNNNNNNNNNNNNNNNNNNNNNNNNNNNNNNNNNNNNNNNNNNNNNNNNNNNNNNNNNNNNNNNNNNNNNNNNNNNNNNNNNNNNNNNNNNNNNNNNNNNNNNNNNNNNNNNNNNNNNNNNNNNNNNNNNNNNNNNNNNNNNNNNNNNNNNNNNNNNNNNNNNNNNNNNNNNNNNNNNNNNNNNNNNNNNNNNNNNNNNNNNNNNNNNNNNNNNNNNNNNNNNNNNNNNNNNNNNNNNNNNNNNNNNNNNNNNNNNNNNNNNNNNNNNNNNNNNNNNNNNNNNNNNNNNNNNNNNNNNNNNNNNNNNNNNNNNNNNNNNNNNNNNNNNNNNNNNNNNNNNNNNNNNNNNNNNNNNNNNNNNNNNNNNNNNNNNNNNNNNNNNNNNNNNNNNNNNNNNNNNNNNNNNNNNNNNNNNNNNNNNNNNNNNNNNNNNNNNNNNNNNNNNNNNNNNNNNNNNNNNNNNNNNNNNNNNNNNNNNNNNNNNNNNNNNNNNNNNNNNNNNNNNNNNNNNNNNNNNNNNNNNNNNNNNNNNNNNNNNNNNNNNNNNNNNNNNNNNNNNNNNNNNNNNNNNNNNNNNNNNNNNNNNNNNNNNNNNNNNNNNNNNNNNNNNNNNNNNNNNNNNNNNNNNNNNNNNNNNNNNNNNNNNNNNNNNNNNNNNNNNNNNNNNNNNNNNNNNNNNNNNNNNNNNNNNNNNNNNNNNNNNNNNNNNNNNNNNNNNNNNNNNNNNNNNNNNNNNNNNNNNNNNNNNNNNNNNNNNNNNNNNNNNNNNNNNNNNNNNNNNNNNNNNNNNNNNNNNNNNNNNNNNNNNNNNNNNNNNNNNNNNNNNNNNNNNNNNNNNNNNNNNNNNNNNNNNNNNNNNNNNNNNNNNNNNNNNNNNNNNNNNNNNNNNNNNNNNNNNNNNNNNNNNNNNNNNNNNNNNNNNNNNNNNNNNNNNNNNNNNNNNNNNNNNNNNNNNNNNNNNNNNNNNNNNNNNNNNNNNNNNNNNNNNNNNNNNNNNNNNNNNNNNNNNNNNNNNNNNNNNNNNNNNNNNNNNNNNNNNNNNNNNNNNNNNNNNNNNNNNNNNNNNNNNNNNNNNNNNNNNNNNNNNNNNNNNNNNNNNNNNNNNNNNNNNNNNNNNNNNNNNNNNNNNNNNNNNNNNNNNNNNNNNNNNNNNNNNNNNNNNNNNNNNNNNNNNNNNNNNNNNNNNNNNNNNNNNNNNNNNNNNNNNNNNNNNNNNNNNNNNNNNNNNNNNNNNNNNNNNNNNNNNNNNNNNNNNNNNNNNNNNNNNNNNNNNNNNNNNNNNNNNNNNNNNNNNNNNNNNNNNNNNNNNNNNNNNNNNNNNNNNNNNNNNNNNNNNNNNNNNNNNNNNNNNNNNNNNNNNNNNNNNNNNNNNNNNNNNNNNNNNNNNNNNNNNNNNNNNNNNNNNNNNNNNNNNNNNNNNNNNNNNNNNNNNNNNNNNNNNNNNNNNNNNNNNNNNNNNNNNNNNNNNNNNNNNNNNNNNNNNNNNNNNNNNNNNNNNNNNNNNNNNNNNNNNNNNNNNNNNNNNNNNNNNNNNNNNNNNNNNNNNNNNNNNNNNNNNNNNNNNNNNNNNNNNNNNNNNNNNNNNNNNNNNNNNNNNNNNNNNNNNNNNNNNNNNNNNNNNNNNNNNNNNNNNNNNNNNNNNNNNNNNNNNNNNNNNNNNNNNNNNNNNNNNNNNNNNNNNNNNNNNNNNNNNNNNNNNNNNNNNNNNNNNNNNNNNNNNNNNNNNNNNNNNNNNNNNNNNNNNNNNNNNNNNNNNNNNNNNNNNNNNNNNNNNNNNNNNNNNNNNNNNNNNNNNNNNNNNNNNNNNNNNNNNNNNNNNNNNNNNNNNNNNNNNNNNNNNNNNNNNNNNNNNNNNNNNNNNNNNNNNNNNNNNNNNNNNNNNNNNNNNNNNNNNNNNNNNNNNNNNNNNNNNNNNNNNNNNNNNNNNNNNNNNNNNNNNNNNNNNNNNNNNNNNNNNNNNNNNNNNNNNNNNNNNNNNNNNNNNNNNNNNNNNNNNNNNNNNNNNNNNNNNNNNNNNNNNNNNNNNNNNNNNNNNNNNNNNNNNNNNNNNNNNNNNNNNNNNNNNNNNNNNNNNNNNNNNNNNNNNNNNNNNNNNNNNNNNNNNNNNNNNNNNNNNNNNNNNNNNNNNNNNNNNNNNNNNNNNNNNNNNNNNNNNNNNNNNNNNNNNNNNNNNNNNNNNNNNNNNNNNNNNNNNNNNNNNNNNNNNNNNNNNNNNNNNNNNNNNNNNNNNNNNNNNNNNNNNNNNNNNNNNNNNNNNNNNNNNNNNNNNNNNNNNNNNNNNNNNNNNNNNNNNNNNNNNNNNNNNNNNNNNNNNNNNNNNNNNNNNNNNNNNNNNNNNNNNNNNNNNNNNNNNNNNNNNNNNNNNNNNNNNNNNNNNNNNNNNNNNNNNNNNNNNNNNNNNNNNNNNNNNNNNNNNNNNNNNNNNNNNNNNNNNNNNNNNNNNNNNNNNNNNNNNNNNNNNNNNNNNNNNNNNNNNNNNNNNNNNNNNNNNNNNNNNNNNNNNNNNNNNNNNNNNNNNNNNNNNNNNNNNNNNNNNNNNNNNNNNNNNNNNNNNNNNNNNNNNNNNNNNNNNNNNNNNNNNNNNNNNNNNNNNNNNNNNNNNNNNNNNNNNNNNNNNNNNNNNNNNNNNNNNNNNNNNNNNNNNNNNNNNNNNNNNNNNNNNNNNNNNNNNNNNNNNNNNNNNNNNNNNNNNNNNNNNNNNNNNNNNNNNNNNNNNNNNNNNNNNNNNNNNNNNNNNNNNNNNNNNNNNNNNNNNNNNNNNNNNNNNNNNNNNNNNNNNNNNNNNNNNNNNNNNNNNNNNNNNNNNNNNNNNNNNNNNNNNNNNNNNNNNNNNNNNNNNNNNNNNNNNNNNNNNNNNNNNNNNNNNNNNNNNNNNNNNNNNNNNNNNNNNNNNNNNNNNNNNNNNNNNNNNNNNNNNNNNNNNNNNNNNNNNNNNNNNNNNNNNNNNNNNNNNNNNNNNNNNNNNNNNNNNNNNNNNNNNNNNNNNNNNNNNNNNNNNNNNNNNNNNNNNNNNNNNNNNNNNNNNNNNNNNNNNNNNNNNNNNNNNNNNNNNNNNNNNNNNNNNNNNNNNNNNNNNNNNNNNNNNNNNNNNNNNNNNNNNNNNNNNNNNNNNNNNNNNNNNNNNNNNNNNNNNNNNNNNNNNNNNNNNNNNNNNNNNNNNNNNNNNNNNNNNNNNNNNNNNNNNNNNctgtcgcccaggctggagtgcagtggcctgatctcagctcactgcaagctccacctcccgggtttacgccattctcctgcctcagcctccggagtagctgggactacaggcgcccgccacctcgcccagctagttttttgtattttttagtagagacggggtttcaccgtgttagccaagatggtctcgatctcctgacctcgtgatccgcccgtctcggcctcccaaagtgctgggattacaggcttgagccactgtgcccggccccactgtatttattcttataaaattttctctagcgccaggcgtggtgactcatgcctgtaatcccagcactttgggaggccgaggcggggggatcatgaggtcaggagattgagaccatcctggctaatatgatgaaaccccgtttctactaaaaatacaaaaaattagctgggggtggtggcgggcacctgtagtcccagttacttggaggctgaggcaggagaatggcgtgaaccccggaggcggagcttgcagtgagccgagattgcgccactgcactccatcaggggtgactgagcgagactccgtctcaaaaaaaaaaattctctgaaaacatatatttaagtGTGACACAGGCTGAACATCATGGCTCAagccagccctttgggaggttcAGGTCAGAGATTGCTTGAGCtgaagagtttgaggctacactCGGCCATGATagcaccattacactctagcctgggttaaAGGGCAAGACCCTGACTCAGAAGCAATAAAACTGACAAAGACGGTTAGTACTTGTAAAAGAGTTTATCTGAAAATAGTGTTGGCGGTGCccaggtgcacacctgtaatcctaacattttaagaggccgaggtgggcggattgcttgagtctaggagtttgagaccagccagggaaatgtgacaaaaccccatctctagcaaatattcagaaactagccgggcatgatggtgtatgCTTGTAGcctcagctaatcaggaggctgaagtggcaggatGGCTTCAGatagggagatggaggttgcagtgagctgagatctcaccaccgcactccagcctggataacagagtgagaccctatctcaaaattgttttaaaaagtactaagAAGCCCTATATCAATATTATCTTTCTCGATAACAGGTATAGCTGGGCCATCTTGTAGAGCATGTGGTCTGTTCATGTTCAGACAGGGCAGAAAACCTACACATTGCTGGACAGTGTTAGAAATGCAAGTGCAATGACTTGTTAATGAATATCAAATCAGTGATAAAGAAACCCATTATGATATACTTCTCATTGTTCACAGAGGTCTTATGGGAGAGAGACTCTTAGGAAGTAAAAAAGATCATCAGCATGGAGAAATTTTGACCCAGGTTCCAGATGACATACTGAAGAAGAAAACTCCTCCTCGAGTAAAATCACGTGGAGAAGTCAGCATGGGTCATGCATCCCTTAATAGGCACCACAGAGCTGACACTGGACACAAGACATATGAGTATCAGGAATATGGACAGAAGCCATATAAATGTACATACTGTAAGAAAGCCTTCAGTGATCTCCCCTACTTTCGAACACATGAATGGGCTCACACTGGAGGGAAACCTTATGATTGTGAGGAATGTGGAAAAAGCTTTATTTCCCGTTCAAGCATTCGAAGACACAGGATAATGCACAGTGGAGATGGACCCTATAAATGTAACTTTTGTGGGAAAGCCTTGATGTGTCTCAGTTTGTATCTTATCCATAAacgaactcacactggagagaaaccatatgaatgtaaacagtgtgggaaagcctttagtCATTCTGGTAGCCTTCGAATACATGAAAGAACTCACACTGGGGAGAAGCCTTATGAATGCAGTGAATGTGGTAAGGCATtccacagttccacatgcctcCATGCACATAAAATAACTCACACTGGGGAGAAGCCATATGAATGTAAACAGTGTGGAAAAGCCTTTGTTTCTTTCAATTCCGTTCGATATCAtgaaaggactcacactggagagaagccctatgaatgtaagCAATGTGGGAAAGCTTTCAGATCTGCCTCACACCTTCGAACACATGGAAGGACTCACACTGGCGAGAAACCCTATGCATGTAAacaatgtgggaaagcctttggATGTGCCTCGAGCCTTAAAATCCAtgaaaggactcacactggagaaaaaccctgcagttccaacactttgaaaggccaaggcgaGAAGATTGCTTAATTCACATAGGATTCCTTGAAGCTACTGATTCCAATCATGGTAAAAATGTGTTTCCCTCAAATCATGGGAACCATCGCAAAATTATTCTGAAGCTTCTGCAGTCACTATCATCTGACGGCATTCAGAAATAAATGCCAGTAGCCCAGGAGCAAAAAGTTTTTGGGGTAGTTTAGCTGAGGCCTCACTCAGAGACCTAGGACACAGAATTGGAAATAACTCTTAAGAGAGACACACTTCCAGTAAGACCGTAAGACaattctgtcacaaaaaaaatatAAGGtttggctggcacagtggctcaagcctataatcccagcactttgggaggccaaggcaggcagaccacgaggtcaggagtttgagaccagcctggccaatatggtgaaaccccatctctactaaaaaatacaaaaattagccaggtgtggtggcacgcgcctgtagtcccagctactcaggaggctgaggcaggagaatcgcttgaacacaggaggcagaggttgcagtgagctaagattgcgccactgcactccagcctgggtgacagagtgagactccgtctcaaaataataataataataaggttaGCCCAGCAAAGTGGCAGGTGTATATATACAGAAAGGTCAGAAAAATCTGTTCCCTTCTGTTGAAAGCCCAATACCTAAGTGGCAAGCCCTCATTTTAAGAAACTCATTGAAGGGATAACAGAAGTGTCATTGTTAGACTCACTGCCTCAGAAAGACCTTTATCAAAACAAAAGGCTAAAATTCCTATTCAAAAATATCCTGTAATAAATGGTTGGCTATTGGGTACACTACATATTTTATGCCATTCCTTctcatgagttttctttttttttttttttttgagacggagtctggttctgtcacccaggctggagtgcaagtggcacattctcagcccaccgcaacctctgcctcccaagtagctggctttacaggcatgagccatgatgcccagcctctaaccttgtttttttttttttttgagacagagtctcactctgttgcccaggctggagtgtggtggtgcgatctcggctcagtgcaacttccacttcctggcttcccaggtagttgggattacgggcacccaccaccacgccaggctaattttttatattcttagtagagacaggatttcaccatgttggtcaggctggtcttaaactcctgacctcaagtgatccacatcagggtctcccaaagtgctgggattataggtgtgagccactgcacccagctttctAATCTTTTTCCCgccttctaatctttttttttttttttttgaggcacagtctcactccaggctggagtgtagtggtgtgttctcggctcactgcagcccccacctcccggTTTTAAGTGAGTCtgctgtctcagcttcctgagtagctgggactacaggcgtgtgccaccacaccccgctaatttttgtatttttagtagagacagggtttcaccatattgaccaggctggtcttgaacttctgacctcaggtgatccacctgccttgacctcccaaagtgctgggattataggcgtgagccactgtgcctggtcatttttgtatttttagtagagatgggtttctccatgttggccaagctggtctggaactcctgacctcaagtgatccatctgcctcggcctcccaaagtgctgggattataggtgtgagctactgcaccaggcctaatctctctctctctctctctttttttctcttttctttttttgagacggagtcttgctctgtggccaggctggagtgcagtggcccaatctcggctcactgcaacctctgcctcccaggttcaagcgattctcctgcctcagcctccagagtagttgggactacaggcgtgtgccaccatgcccagctaatttttgtatttttagtagagatggggtttcaccatgttggccaggatggtctcaaactcttgacctcatgatatgcccgcctcaggctcccaaagtgctgggattataggcatgagccaccacacctggccctaatcTCTTTTCAGAGTACTTTTTTCTGTAATGAATGGCATAAATCAAAACCTTTTTTTCTAAtgacaaacatttttcttttttattttatttaattttttttagagacttgGTCTTGCTGTGTGgacccggctggagtgcagtggtattcACAAGTGTGATCTTAGTGCACTAGAGCTTCATATTCCTTGCCTCaacaatccttctacctcagcctgccaagtagctatcAGTACAGGTGccagctgctgtgcctggcttccactttttttttctttaatcagttCCTTTTAAAGACCAAAGAAAACCTGTCCTCTTGTGTGGCCTAAGTTGATCTGTGAACATTATTCGCTATGACCCAGAAAATCCCACAAACTTGTGCATGTTAGAAGGATGAAACCCTCGTGTCCACTGTAAGAACTGTGAAGGTGCTCAGGCCATCACAGGTATGCCTATATGAAAAGCCACCAagtatctgaaatattttcttttacagaaatTATGTATACCATTTCAGTCTTAGAAAATGGAGTTGGTAGCTGTACCCAAGACAAACACTGGGGTTGAACTCACCATCAGTTGTCCAAAAAAGGTACTGAAATTTGCTTACAAGTGCAGAGTTATGCCGAACTTCAGGGTATAGATGTAGATTCCCTGTTTATTGAGCACATCCAGGGAACAAGGCACCCATAATGTACCACCTGACTTAACAGAACTCATGGGCAGATGAGTTCTGTTCCATCCACAAACTCCCCTGCCACATCCAGATGATGCTTAGTGAAAAGAAACACATTGTTCCAAAATCAGAAGAGGAGGCTGCATGGAAGAAAAAGATACCCCAGAAGAAACATAAACTTAAGAGACAAAGAAATTCagccaaaagaaaatgcaaataaaagttcaaaacaaaaaaaccaactctAACAttcataaaacacaaaatatcatACTCTCTTAAATATGCCTCTCTTATATCTCTCTGATAAAAGTTGGCTGTactagagaaaatgaaaataggtgTTGGTGACTGGCAGATTCTGGGTCTATGATGAATCAGAGAAGGATGGTTTTcactttgttttacattttttaaatgcctgatGTTGACTTGGTAGAAAGATGATAATAAAGAGATTCTTCTGTCTATGTGTTTTAGATTACTCATGttgactgaagaaaaaaattaaatttgttaaagaaaatttaacaaatttaatttaGGATTGATTTAGGACAATAGCCTGGAAGCAGTTCTGATTTGGAAGCAGTTTGATTTAGGATTGACTGAGGACAATAGCCTGGAAGCAGTTCTGACAGATGGCTGCTATGCAGTATTTTGGTTTACAGTTTTTAAGAGACAAGTGGGCCCTGTGCTCtatcttgttttttcttcaaaGCATATTTCTGGAGAGCGCAGAGTCCCAGAGTCAGGAATGTTATAAAGTCAGGCTGGAAACCAGAAATAAGTAACATGGCTaaacatttgtatgtttttttgttttgttttgagatggagtctcactccattgcccaggctggagtgcagcggttcaatctcggctcactggaacctcagcCTCTTTGATACAAACgattctaatgcctcagccttccaagtagctgggattacaggtgtacactaccacacccggctaatttttgtatttttagtagaaatgggatttcaccatgttggccacgctggtctccaactcctgatctcaggtgatccacccacctcggcctcccatagtgctgggattacaggcttgagccacagcacccggccactACTGCCTCACTGTCATGCAGTTAAATAATCTTAGACGCTTCCTCCTCGACTTTATACATACACACTGGAGGAGGGCTCTGCTCCTGTGTTTTTCTCACAGTGGGTTTGAGGATGTTTGTCTCATGGAAACTGGTGATGTGAGAAGCAGGCGAATATCCTGCAGGGGGCAGCAGAGACCAACGCCAGGGACTGGACGGGGAGGCCAGTATGGATCCTGCCAAGGAAGAAAGTGGAGCTCTCCTGGATGCTTCCTGGGCAGCCGCCCTCCTGCAGGTGGCTTGCAGCTGCTCAGAGCAGATCCAGAAAGAGTGTGGGTTCTGACACGCTGCAGCGCCCTGGAAAGCAGGAGACCCACGTGCAGGTGCACTTCAGGGGTTTTGTCCTTTCTGCGGTTGTACATCTGGAATCTGGGGCCGTTTTCAGGAGCAGTGCTTTGGGTTTGACTTGCAAAGGGTCCCTGGGGTCAGACTAATTTGCATATCTGAAGAAAATCTGTGAAGATCAAGTTCAGGGAAAGAACTGTTTGGGACCTCTCCTGGAGAAGGGGCTTATGAAGTTGACAGTTTATTGAGGTCAGAAGCTTAAAATCACCAAGTGAGAGTTTTCTGCCGATGAAGATGAAGGTCTGGAAGGAGGGAGCATTTCCACACTGTGAAGTGGGGTGAGATATGTGAAAGCCTTGGCCATGTCTCATCCCTAATTCCGGGCCCCTGAAGGACAACTGCCTCTCCTTCCTGGTGCAGTTGTGCCTGGCCTCGTCTGGGCACCCCTTCCTGCTCTGAGGTCAGCAGATCGCTCCATTGGACACTGAGTCTGGAATTCCCTGCATACCCTTAGGACCCTGTGCAGGACGAGGAAGCACGGACAGCCCATTTAATGAGGAATAAGATAGTGCCCTGTCTAAAAATCAGGAGCAAATCTGGCTGAAAAAATATCCAATGATCAGGGCTCAGGGATAGAGTTGTCCCTTAGAGAGAAGCTGTGGCTAGAACTGATCAGTCGGGCTCTGCAGGGCCCGTTACCCAGGGCTTCTGCCGTCACTCAGTTCTGAGGGGGCGGGGCCTTGCACCTTGCCCAATCAGAAGCGCTGGGGCGGGGCCCGGCCAACTGTCCATCCGGAAGGAGGAGGCCCATTCTGCCTCTACTTTTGATGCTATGCGGATTGTTGTCGGGATACTAGATTTCCTACTCCGAGAGGCCCGGGTCCCTTCGCCACTTCTGTCGCTCTGCGGCCTGCACTGTGACCTGCACTATTCACGGGAGCCCTAGAGAGGACCCCGGGACACCCGGAGCCGGGAAATGGTGAGTGTGTGGAGCCGGAGTCCCCAGACGGGGGAAGGGCTGGGTGAAACCGGCCTGAAAGCGGCTGTGGCGGGACCCGGGTCTCCTCGTGGCGCCTCCTGCATCTGGGACCCGAATCTCTCTCAGCCCGTCCCTCCGTTCCCTGGGCCGCAGGGTGCAGCTGGGCCGGCAGCCAGGACCCCAGGCGTCCTGTCCTGTTCCTGCGCTGGCGACTGTGGGTCCTGGCCCCGGAGCCCTCTCTAGGCAGCTTCGCGCCCACAGCCCCGGATTCTGCGGGGACCACGGGAGGGTCATGGGGGAATCCCTCGGGgtatttttctgttaaaagttAAAGAGTTTGGGCCCGGCGCGGTGCCcacgcctgtattctcagcactttgggaggccgaggcgggcggatcacgaggtcaggagatcgagaccatcctggctaacacggtgaaaccccgtctctactaaaagtacaaaaaattagccgggtgtggtggcgggcgcctgtagtcccagctactcgggaggctgaggcaagagaatcacagGAACCCAggagaccgaggttgcagtgagccgagatcgcgccactgcactccaacctgggcgacagagcgagactccgtctcaaaaaaaaaaaaaaaaaaaaaaaaaaaaaaattaaagaatttgaaCAAACAGCGATTCATGAATGAGAAACACCCAATCATGATTTTTGGTTTGTTACCAAAAAACTTTAAGAAGAATTGCATTTTGTTAacggtggagggtgtccaggttcttggcgtcttgaacaaagaattggacaaaatgcataaaacaaggaaggaatgaagggattaACACTCCACAGTGTGTGAGCGAGGCTGAACACAGGGGCTCAAAGGCCACGTTACAGAATTTTTGGGAGTTTACCCCCTGGAGGATTCCATTGTTTACTTGGGGTATGCCCTATGTCAaagaagaggatgaagtaaagttataAAATCAtttactggccgggcgtggtggctcaagcctgtaatcccagcactttgggaggccgagacgggcggatcacgaggtcaggagatgagaccatcctggctaacccggtgaaaccccgtctctactaaaaaatacaaaaaactagccgggcaaggtggcgggcgcctgtagtcccagctactcaggagactgaggcaggagaatggcgtaaacccgggaggcggagcttgcagtgagctgagatccagccactgcactccagcctgggcgacagagcgagactccatctcaaaaaaaaaaaaaaaaaaaaaaatcatttacttaAGCCCTGTGGAGTGGGTATTTCTTttcatagctgaagtgtgaataggccttatgttccctgcctgcAGACCCTATTTTCCTACCTCAACTTGAGTTTGATTTTGATGCCCTTAGGTAATTACTTATGGCACTAAACACACTTCAATCTAATTGCTGCTGCTTTAAATTTGTTCACACTACCTATAGGGACTGGCTTCCTCCTGCATTTTCCTAATCTATGGGATGCAGGGTCTCAAATCCTCCACCCTACTAGCCCACCCGAACTCTTCAGTGGTTTGCAGTAacatcttttttggtttttttatttttatttttttgagatggagtattgtggcctgatctcagctcactgcaagctccgcctcccggttttacgccattctcctgcctcagcctcccgagtagctgggactaccggcgcccgccaccacgcccggctagttttttttttttttttttttttgtatttttagtagagacggggtttcaccgtgttagccaggatggtctcatctcctgacctcgtgatccgcccgtctcggcctcccaaagtgctgggattacaggcttgagccactgcacccggcctgcagtAACATCTTAAATTTTCAATTACTTTCCCGCATCTCCAAAAATTAACTCCCCTTCTCCAACTCACAGtattatcaacttttttttttttttttttttgagacagagtttcactcttgttgcccaggctggaatgcaatggcaccatctcacctcattgcaacctccgcctcccgggttcaagtgattctcctgcctcagcctcctgtatcaACTTTCTTTATTGTATAGTATATTTCTTCATCCTTTCTTTCACATAGATGCAGTATTTTAGTAGTTTGTCATCTTTTCACAAGGTCACGGatgactctttttaaaatatttgtgttctGTTTCTGAACATTTCACGTAACAGGAAAATAGAGAATAACCACTTGATACTCCAGTGAAAAACCCCTGTTCCTCTCCTCTTATCTTGCAAGGCACAGACACCATCTCAGAATGTCTTtgggttgtttccttttttttttttttttttttttttttgagacagagtcttgctctgtcgcctagggtAGAGTgaagtggcgtggtcttggctcactgcaacctccgcctcccaggttcaggtgattctcctgccctcagcctcccgagcagctgggtttacaggtatgcaccaccacagccggctcatttttttgtatttttagtag
This window harbors:
- the LOC111523878 gene encoding zinc finger protein 625, with translation MDSVAFEDVDVNFTLEEWALLDPSQKNLYRDVMQETFRNLASVGKKWKDQKIEDECKNPRRNLRGLMGERLLGSKKDHQHGEILTQVPDDILKKKTPPRVKSRGEVSMGHASLNRHHRADTGHKTYEYQEYGQKPYKCTYCKKAFSDLPYFRTHEWAHTGGKPYDCEECGKSFISRSSIRRHRIMHSGDGPYKCNFCGKALMCLSLYLIHKRTHTGEKPYECKQCGKAFSHSGSLRIHERTHTGEKPYECSECGKAFHSSTCLHAHKITHTGEKPYECKQCGKAFVSFNSVRYHERTHTGEKPYECKQCGKAFRSASHLRTHGRTHTGEKPYACKQCGKAFGCASSLKIHERTHTGEKPCSSNTLKGQGEKIA